One Amblyomma americanum isolate KBUSLIRL-KWMA chromosome 8, ASM5285725v1, whole genome shotgun sequence DNA window includes the following coding sequences:
- the LOC144102367 gene encoding astacin-like metalloprotease toxin 4, translating to MQKDGVQGNIPGHVILGTLFRFRRLLKTGRSPRRCFSAVGYEGGKQPLSLGDGCLYLAVAMHELLHPLGFQHEHMRPDRDQHLKIMLENVIPEYRDQFEKRKWSSEAVRSPFIITSVMEYGSQAFARTSSKPTILTKAGKRLPEVYEKKGLSKWDMRRGNEFYKWK from the exons atgcagaaagacggtgttCAGGGCAACATTCCCG GTCACGTGATTTTAGGCACCCTATTCCGTTTTCGGCGCCTGCTTAAAACGGGACGCTCGCCCCGCAGGTGCTTCTCAGCCGTGGGCTACGAGGGTGGAAAGCAGCCCTTGTCCCTGGGCGACGGCTGCCTCTACTTGGCAGTAGCGATGCACGAACTTCTGCACCCCTTGGGTTTCCAGCACGAGCACATGCGCCCCGACCGGGACCAACACCTCAAGATCATGCTGGAGAATGTAATACCAG AGTACCGCGACCAGTTCGAGAAAAGAAAGTGGTCGAGTGAGGCCGTGAGATCACCCTTCATCATAACCTCTGTCATGGAGTACGGCTCGCAGGCATTCGCTCGCACTAGCTCAAAGCCAACTATTCTGACCAAGGCCGGCAAGCGGCTCCCCGAAGTCTACGAGAAAAAAGGACTGAGCAAATGGGACATGCGGCGAGGCAATGAGTTCTACAAGTGGAAATGA